A part of Solicola gregarius genomic DNA contains:
- a CDS encoding GNAT family N-acetyltransferase, producing the protein MAKPDISVVRATDDDRYLATDQIVWFEEIPGASTSEQLLGVPADQRFAVEMADADPGAYAGIYGVRPMQLAVPAGPTGRARLVPCAGLTWVGVHPDHRRRGILTAMLRHHVEQTHREGVALSALHASEPAIYGRHGYGVTTPTYAVTLGRGTELRAPGLDAAAGEVRTRFETASETGMAERVRECDLRIAEGSPGVIVGDESFYSYIMQANGWPEQRRDKEPMRFLFAVRDGEEVGLAAFRRYHKWDNGRPQGRLEVLGLGGDPVTRLALLRRLLDFDLMASVELPRVGTDDPLWSWIGPRAADKVDVHENLWIRIIDLPEALPLRAYAEDCDVIVDVNDPAAPWQAGRWRIRVRDGAASAERTEDTADVELPVAALGSAYLGGTNLVAMHNAGLLDERRPGAIAELWRAFRTDLAPSPAMGF; encoded by the coding sequence ATGGCCAAGCCCGATATCAGCGTCGTCCGCGCGACCGACGACGACCGCTACCTCGCCACCGACCAGATCGTCTGGTTCGAGGAGATCCCCGGCGCGTCGACCTCCGAGCAGCTGCTGGGCGTACCGGCCGATCAGCGGTTCGCCGTCGAGATGGCGGACGCAGACCCGGGCGCGTACGCGGGAATCTATGGCGTCCGGCCGATGCAGCTCGCCGTGCCCGCCGGCCCGACCGGACGAGCGCGGCTCGTGCCGTGTGCGGGTCTCACGTGGGTCGGCGTGCACCCGGACCACCGGCGCCGGGGAATCCTGACGGCGATGCTGCGACACCACGTCGAGCAGACCCACCGCGAGGGCGTGGCGCTCTCCGCGCTGCACGCCAGCGAGCCGGCGATCTACGGCCGGCACGGCTACGGGGTCACGACCCCGACGTACGCGGTCACCCTCGGCCGCGGGACCGAGTTGCGTGCGCCGGGGCTTGATGCCGCCGCCGGCGAGGTGCGCACACGGTTCGAGACTGCTTCAGAGACCGGCATGGCCGAACGGGTCCGCGAGTGCGACCTGCGGATCGCCGAAGGATCGCCCGGCGTCATCGTCGGCGACGAGAGCTTCTACTCCTACATCATGCAGGCCAACGGATGGCCGGAGCAGCGGCGCGACAAGGAGCCGATGCGCTTCCTCTTCGCCGTGCGCGACGGCGAAGAAGTCGGTCTGGCTGCATTTCGCCGCTATCACAAATGGGACAACGGTCGCCCGCAAGGCAGGCTCGAGGTCCTCGGCCTGGGCGGCGATCCTGTGACCCGGCTGGCGCTGCTCCGCCGCCTGCTCGACTTCGACCTGATGGCCAGCGTGGAGTTGCCGCGAGTCGGCACGGACGACCCGCTCTGGTCGTGGATCGGACCGCGGGCGGCCGACAAGGTGGACGTGCACGAGAACCTCTGGATCCGGATCATCGACCTGCCCGAGGCGCTGCCACTGCGCGCGTACGCGGAGGACTGCGATGTGATCGTGGACGTCAACGATCCCGCCGCGCCGTGGCAGGCCGGTCGTTGGCGGATCCGGGTTCGCGACGGCGCTGCCAGCGCCGAGCGGACCGAGGATACCGCCGACGTCGAGCTACCCGTGGCAGCCCTCGGATCGGCATACCTCGGCGGCACCAACCTGGTCGCCATGCACAACGCCGGGCTGCTCGACGAACGCCGGCCCGGCGCGATCGCCGAACTCTGGCGGGCGTTTCGCACCGATCTGGCGCCGAGTCCGGCCATGGGATTCTGA
- a CDS encoding YccF domain-containing protein, which yields MRVVLNVIWLIFGGLWLALGYVLAGIICCILIITIPFGIASFRIASYALWPFGRTTVPNPDAGVPSLLGNVIWIVFAGWWLALGHIITGIAQCLTIIGIPLGIANFKLIPISLLPLGYRIVSTDRPFADARAYAE from the coding sequence ATGCGGGTCGTACTGAATGTCATCTGGCTGATCTTCGGCGGGTTGTGGCTCGCCCTCGGGTACGTACTGGCCGGGATCATCTGCTGCATCCTGATCATCACCATCCCGTTCGGCATCGCCTCCTTCCGGATCGCCAGCTACGCCCTCTGGCCGTTCGGGCGTACGACGGTCCCGAACCCCGACGCGGGAGTGCCGTCGCTGCTGGGCAACGTGATCTGGATCGTGTTCGCCGGCTGGTGGCTCGCGCTCGGCCACATCATCACCGGCATCGCGCAGTGTCTGACGATCATCGGGATCCCGCTCGGCATCGCGAACTTCAAGCTGATCCCGATCTCGCTGCTGCCGCTCGGTTATCGCATCGTGTCGACCGATCGGCCGTTCGCAGACGCGCGCGCGTACGCCGAGTGA
- the rpsT gene encoding 30S ribosomal protein S20 encodes MANIKSQIKRNRQNDAARERNKAVRSALKTSVRRFNEAADAGNTDEATTLAHDASRRLDQAATKGVIHKNQAANRKSAIAKKAAEL; translated from the coding sequence GTGGCGAACATCAAGTCGCAGATCAAGCGCAACCGGCAGAACGACGCCGCGCGCGAGCGCAACAAGGCCGTCCGCTCGGCGCTGAAGACGTCGGTTCGGCGCTTCAACGAGGCCGCCGACGCCGGCAACACCGACGAGGCGACGACGCTGGCACACGACGCGTCGCGCAGGCTCGACCAGGCCGCGACCAAGGGTGTCATCCACAAGAACCAGGCCGCGAACCGCAAATCGGCGATCGCGAAGAAGGCCGCGGAGCTCTAA
- the holA gene encoding DNA polymerase III subunit delta, whose product MATKPSSTSPFGVVTLVSGQAEFLSERTVARLLGIAGAEAPEADVSDVSAASIAAGELAALTSPSLFSSVRTLVVRDLSELADEAHKDLLAYAGAPSPDVACVLVHPGGNKGKGLLDKLRKLDAVSEVKTVSPKPWELGGWVVSEVREHGGAITDDAASFLVAAVGNDLRALAAACDQLVSAIAPAQGGKPRITIELVRQYFDGRAEVKSFDIADAAIEGRLGVALEQLRWAIGNHVAPVLITSAFASGLRSLAKLQSAPRGLRDTDLAREIGAPAFRVRSLRAQLRSWESAGLASALSSVAVADLDVKGGAGDPEYALEHMVLSVYRARSR is encoded by the coding sequence ATGGCAACGAAACCCAGCTCGACATCGCCGTTCGGGGTCGTCACCCTCGTGAGCGGCCAGGCAGAGTTTCTGTCCGAGCGAACTGTCGCCCGCCTGCTTGGCATCGCGGGCGCCGAAGCCCCGGAAGCCGACGTCAGCGACGTGTCGGCCGCGTCGATCGCGGCCGGCGAGCTCGCCGCCCTCACCAGCCCGTCGCTGTTCTCGTCCGTGCGCACGCTGGTCGTACGCGATCTGTCCGAGCTCGCCGACGAAGCGCACAAAGACCTGCTCGCCTACGCGGGCGCGCCGTCGCCCGACGTGGCGTGCGTACTCGTCCACCCGGGCGGCAACAAGGGCAAAGGGCTGCTCGACAAGCTCCGCAAGCTCGACGCGGTGAGCGAGGTGAAGACCGTGTCGCCGAAGCCGTGGGAGCTGGGCGGTTGGGTCGTCTCGGAGGTTCGCGAGCACGGCGGCGCGATCACCGACGACGCCGCATCGTTCCTGGTGGCCGCGGTCGGCAACGACCTGCGGGCACTCGCCGCGGCCTGCGACCAGCTGGTCTCGGCGATCGCGCCGGCGCAGGGCGGCAAGCCCCGCATCACGATCGAACTGGTACGTCAGTACTTCGACGGGCGGGCCGAGGTGAAGAGCTTCGACATCGCCGACGCGGCCATCGAGGGCAGGCTGGGAGTCGCCCTCGAGCAGCTTCGCTGGGCCATCGGCAATCATGTGGCACCGGTTCTCATCACCAGTGCGTTCGCATCGGGCCTGCGGTCCCTCGCGAAGCTGCAGTCCGCGCCCCGCGGCCTCCGCGACACCGACCTCGCCCGCGAGATCGGTGCGCCGGCATTCCGGGTCCGGTCGCTGCGTGCGCAGCTGCGTTCGTGGGAGTCGGCGGGCCTCGCCAGCGCATTGTCCTCGGTCGCCGTGGCCGACCTCGACGTCAAGGGCGGCGCCGGCGACCCCGAGTACGCGCTCGAGCACATGGTGCTGTCGGTCTATCGCGCACGGAGCCGCTGA
- a CDS encoding ComEC/Rec2 family competence protein translates to MTVDAPVAVDYRMVVPAIVAWVAAAVAVGLGASQVMVAAVCAGIAGVLAVRRGMRLFAVTLLVLGAICLVTALRITTASAGPVAALASDGAAVDIRLEIVSDPRVIETGYARLVVVEARATYVEGRGVSAHTREPIVVFADDAWAQVRLGESVQASGVLGPSDSSDQAAELHAGDEYRVVGDPAWWWDASARMRAGVTEAVSGRSDDVAGLVPALVHGDDHALPAQLAEDFRASGLTHLLAVSGTNLTLVVGFLLFLARLLGARGRWKIALGVLGTAGFVLLARPEPSVVRAAAMGVVAIAGLGAGGSGRGIRSLSWAIVGLLLLDPWLARTAGFVLSVCATAGILVLAPPWRDRLARWMPRWCAEAIAVPLAAQLACTPAVAVISGQVSFVAVAANLLVAPAVGPATVLGLLGGVVALVSDPASHLVGWVTGLFAGWIVAIGHRAAALPGAAAEWGTDPPTIIAITVVSVLLAAGCHWALARPLVCVPAVALAAVLIVRPVSIGWPPPGWVMVMCDVGQGDANVLNAGSGEAVVVDTGPDPRPVDRCLDDLGVDRVPLVVLTHDHADHTGGLEGVLADRTVGALGVDAATVPDDVGVPVVRLEFGDRQSVGAVSWRVVGPVGAEAPVSDPSDGAAVNNTSVVLLAEVGGIRILLTGDVEPEAQAAILRAVPDLEADVLKVPHHGSGNQDPAFFRAVDAPFALVSVGADNDYGHPDPDMLELAEQNAMRVVRTDLRGDIAVVDGDGGPEVVTR, encoded by the coding sequence GTGACGGTCGACGCGCCCGTCGCCGTCGACTACCGGATGGTGGTTCCGGCGATCGTCGCGTGGGTCGCCGCCGCGGTCGCGGTCGGCCTCGGGGCATCGCAGGTGATGGTCGCGGCGGTCTGCGCCGGCATCGCCGGCGTCCTCGCAGTGCGGCGTGGGATGCGGCTGTTCGCGGTCACGTTGCTGGTGCTCGGGGCGATCTGCCTGGTTACCGCGCTGCGGATCACGACCGCCTCCGCCGGCCCGGTCGCGGCGTTGGCCTCCGACGGCGCGGCGGTCGACATCCGGCTCGAGATCGTGAGCGATCCGCGCGTGATCGAGACCGGGTACGCCCGACTGGTAGTCGTCGAGGCGCGCGCGACGTACGTCGAGGGCAGGGGGGTTTCGGCACACACCCGAGAGCCGATCGTCGTATTCGCCGACGACGCCTGGGCACAGGTCCGGCTCGGTGAGTCGGTGCAGGCATCCGGCGTCCTGGGGCCGTCGGACTCCTCCGACCAGGCCGCCGAGCTGCACGCCGGAGACGAGTACCGAGTCGTCGGCGACCCGGCATGGTGGTGGGACGCGTCGGCGCGGATGCGGGCCGGGGTGACCGAGGCGGTGTCCGGCCGGTCCGATGACGTTGCGGGCCTCGTGCCGGCCCTGGTGCACGGCGACGACCACGCGCTACCGGCCCAGCTCGCCGAGGACTTCCGGGCGAGCGGCCTGACGCATCTGCTCGCCGTGTCCGGCACGAACCTGACCCTTGTCGTCGGGTTCCTGTTGTTCCTCGCTCGTCTGCTCGGCGCCCGCGGCCGGTGGAAGATCGCGCTCGGCGTGCTGGGTACTGCCGGCTTCGTGCTGCTCGCCCGGCCAGAGCCCAGTGTGGTCAGGGCGGCGGCGATGGGAGTCGTCGCGATCGCGGGGCTCGGTGCCGGTGGCTCCGGTCGCGGCATCCGGTCCTTGTCGTGGGCGATCGTCGGCCTGCTGCTGCTCGACCCGTGGCTGGCGCGTACGGCCGGGTTCGTGCTGTCGGTGTGCGCGACGGCGGGCATCCTCGTGCTCGCGCCGCCGTGGCGCGATCGGCTCGCCCGCTGGATGCCGCGTTGGTGCGCCGAGGCGATCGCCGTACCGCTCGCGGCGCAGCTCGCCTGCACGCCCGCTGTCGCGGTGATCTCCGGCCAGGTGTCGTTCGTCGCGGTCGCGGCGAACCTCCTGGTGGCGCCGGCCGTCGGCCCGGCGACCGTGCTCGGGCTGCTGGGTGGCGTCGTCGCGCTCGTCTCCGACCCGGCGAGTCACCTGGTCGGATGGGTGACCGGACTGTTCGCGGGCTGGATCGTGGCGATCGGCCACCGCGCGGCCGCGCTGCCCGGAGCCGCCGCCGAGTGGGGAACCGACCCGCCGACGATCATTGCGATCACGGTCGTGTCGGTGCTGCTCGCTGCGGGCTGTCACTGGGCACTGGCCCGGCCGCTCGTCTGCGTGCCGGCCGTCGCGCTCGCGGCGGTGCTGATCGTCCGCCCGGTGAGTATCGGCTGGCCGCCGCCGGGGTGGGTCATGGTGATGTGCGACGTCGGTCAGGGCGACGCGAACGTGCTCAACGCCGGGTCGGGCGAGGCGGTCGTCGTCGACACCGGACCCGACCCGCGTCCCGTCGACCGATGTCTGGACGACCTCGGCGTCGACCGGGTGCCGCTGGTCGTCCTGACCCACGACCACGCCGACCACACGGGCGGGCTCGAGGGTGTACTTGCCGATCGCACCGTCGGTGCGCTGGGCGTCGATGCGGCGACCGTGCCCGATGACGTCGGCGTACCGGTCGTACGGCTCGAGTTCGGCGACCGGCAGAGCGTCGGCGCGGTGTCCTGGAGGGTCGTCGGGCCTGTCGGAGCCGAGGCGCCGGTGTCGGATCCGAGCGACGGCGCCGCGGTCAACAACACGAGCGTCGTGTTGCTCGCGGAGGTCGGCGGCATCCGCATCCTCCTCACCGGCGATGTCGAGCCGGAGGCGCAGGCGGCGATCCTGCGGGCCGTCCCCGATCTGGAGGCCGATGTGCTCAAGGTGCCCCACCACGGCAGCGGAAACCAGGATCCGGCGTTCTTCCGGGCGGTCGACGCGCCCTTCGCGCTGGTGAGTGTCGGAGCCGACAACGACTACGGCCATCCCGACCCCGACATGCTGGAGCTCGCCGAGCAGAACGCGATGCGCGTCGTACGCACCGACCTGAGGGGTGACATCGCCGTCGTCGATGGCGACGGCGGGCCGGAGGTCGTGACACGGTGA
- a CDS encoding ComEA family DNA-binding protein, whose protein sequence is MRRRHDRTTSARNEAALRRLAIIGAQLAGDRRDGAPAAPLEMDEGRGVPRPPPDAGTHLGPSAPPQPARLGGVHDRLPMSVQSRLGGAGLTAHHVVVVVAVIAVFVALGAWWFIASRPSDVSPMSTVETHGSRSPGPSAPSASPSDSAAPPTSGKVVVDVTGKVRDPGIVSLREGSRVADAIEAAGGPAHRRVDLSTVNLARVLVDGEQIVVGLPAVAGATPPVEGAPTTPGGPPTTVVDLNTATLEQLDTLPGVGPVTGQSILDWRTEHGQFTSVDELLEVDGIGEVTLEELRDLVTV, encoded by the coding sequence ATGCGCAGAAGACACGACCGCACGACGAGCGCGCGCAACGAGGCAGCGTTGCGGCGGCTCGCGATCATCGGTGCCCAATTGGCCGGCGATCGACGCGACGGCGCGCCGGCTGCGCCTCTCGAGATGGACGAGGGTCGCGGGGTCCCCCGCCCGCCGCCCGACGCCGGCACCCATCTCGGGCCGTCCGCCCCGCCCCAGCCCGCGCGGCTGGGCGGTGTGCACGACCGGCTGCCGATGTCCGTTCAGTCACGGCTCGGTGGTGCGGGGCTGACGGCCCACCACGTCGTCGTCGTGGTCGCGGTCATCGCGGTGTTCGTCGCCCTGGGCGCGTGGTGGTTCATCGCCTCGCGGCCGAGCGATGTCTCCCCGATGTCGACCGTGGAGACGCACGGGTCGAGGTCACCGGGCCCGTCGGCACCGTCCGCCTCGCCGAGCGACTCCGCGGCGCCGCCCACGAGCGGCAAGGTCGTCGTCGACGTGACGGGCAAGGTCCGCGACCCGGGCATCGTCTCCCTGCGGGAAGGCTCCCGGGTCGCGGACGCGATCGAGGCCGCGGGCGGCCCGGCTCATCGGCGCGTCGATCTGAGCACCGTCAACCTCGCGCGCGTCCTGGTCGACGGTGAGCAGATCGTCGTCGGGCTGCCGGCGGTCGCCGGGGCGACGCCGCCGGTCGAGGGCGCGCCCACGACGCCGGGTGGGCCGCCGACGACGGTGGTCGACCTGAATACCGCGACCCTCGAACAGCTCGACACACTCCCGGGCGTCGGGCCGGTCACCGGGCAGTCGATCCTCGACTGGCGCACCGAGCACGGTCAGTTCACGTCGGTCGACGAGCTGCTCGAGGTCGACGGCATCGGGGAGGTGACGCTCGAGGAGCTCCGCGACCTCGTGACCGTGTGA